The following are encoded in a window of Glycine soja cultivar W05 unplaced genomic scaffold, ASM419377v2 tig00000501_1_pilon, whole genome shotgun sequence genomic DNA:
- the LOC114404140 gene encoding acyl-CoA-binding domain-containing protein 3-like, with protein sequence MELLWELAFTIALSLLLPLVFLKLLSVTPNLEANEKVALLGRDHDHGIKSDSKSWETDKVVRIGGKIDEFRDKPIVGKLIVPEIVDVSCGSPKIHNSEKIDEYSVYDEIELVDLAEDPVVDEGNDGVVNIDEVEVELMECDSRENKVEEVEISQCERNYNEIDESSMNEEIGENKGSVVDEDDWEGIESTELERRFGAAVVFVGSKSNANLSNDVKMKLHGYHRIATQGPCHEPQPMALKFSARAKWIARRQLGIMSPEEAMEQFISLLSESIPDWIEENPYDNAKPASATNLVI encoded by the exons ATGGAGCTCCTATGGGAGCTTGCCTTCACCATAGCTCTTTCTCTTTTGCTTCCATTGGTTTTCCTCAAACTCCTCTCTGTGACCCCAAACTTGGAAGCAAATGAGAAAGTGGCTCTTCTTGGGCGTGATCATGATCATGGAATTAAATCTGATTCCAAGAGTTGGGAAACGGATAAAGTTGTTCGAATTGGTGGGAAAATTGATGAATTCAGAGACAAGCCGATAGTGGGAAAATTAATAGTCCCAGAAATTGTGGATGTGAGTTGTGGATCGCCCAAGATACACAATTCAGAGAAGATTGATGAGTACAGTGTTTACGACGAAATTGAACTCGTGGATTTGGCGGAGGATCCTGTTGTGGATGAGGGTAATGATGGGGTTGTTAATATTGACGAAGTTGAGGTAGAATTGATGGAGTGTGATTCTAGAGAGAACAAAGTTGAAGAGGTTGAGATCTCGCAGTGCGAAAGAAATTATAATGAGATTGATGAATCTAGTATGAACGAGGAAATTGGTGAAAACAAGGGCTCGGTGGTGGATGAGGATGATTGGGAAGGAATAGAAAGCACTGAATTAGAGAGGCGTTTTGGTGCTGCAGTTGTATTTGTCGGTTCCAAGAGCAATGCTAATCTTAGCAATGATGTGAAGATGAAGCTTCATGGTTATCACCGAATTGCTACTCAGGGTCCTTGCCATGAACCTCAGCCAATGGCTCTGAAGTTCTCTGCTCGAGCAAAGTG GATTGCACGGCGACAACTTGGGATTATGAGTCCAGAGGAGGCCATGGAACAATTTATCAGCCTTCTATCAGAAAGCATTCCTGATTGGATTGAAGAAAATCCTTAT GATAATGCTAAACCGGCTTCTGCAACTAACCTTGTGATTTGA